From the Methanooceanicella nereidis genome, one window contains:
- a CDS encoding TolB family protein: MAIKINVPAILAFVMISIVFVSGCIQFPDTAKTEDMKVPHEGKYGIYMLDLDTGRVHSIYSTGQEVYTSALRLNDQCNKLVFTQKADGDSNEKNEIFTINVDGTGLQRITNNAFWDLYPAWSEDGSRIAFLSFRGKDLDIYMIDANGNNEALFYDSGTHDADIDWKNDNIVFTSGSAIWTIRDDGTGSTRVTSPPNAGLWGKANLPAGDYDPRLDPSGTKIVFERLENTSSTHGNYNLFTINIDGSGEKRLTDTGYSQGLASWSNSGDKIVYTVAAINDEGKYDAYMINSDGTDNRNITPSYFPPEFLVYSPIFSKDDTKIYFIGQWWE; encoded by the coding sequence ATGGCCATAAAAATCAATGTACCGGCAATTTTGGCATTCGTAATGATCAGTATCGTTTTTGTGAGCGGCTGTATCCAGTTTCCGGATACAGCTAAAACTGAAGACATGAAGGTCCCTCACGAAGGGAAATATGGCATTTATATGTTAGACCTTGATACAGGCCGCGTACATTCAATTTACAGTACAGGCCAGGAAGTCTATACCTCTGCGCTTCGCTTGAATGATCAGTGTAATAAGCTCGTTTTCACGCAAAAGGCAGACGGTGACTCTAACGAGAAAAATGAAATTTTTACCATAAATGTAGATGGAACGGGCCTTCAAAGGATCACAAATAATGCTTTTTGGGACCTATACCCCGCATGGTCGGAAGACGGTTCGCGTATAGCATTCCTTTCTTTCCGTGGTAAAGACCTGGATATTTACATGATAGATGCCAATGGCAATAATGAGGCCCTGTTTTATGACTCCGGCACTCATGACGCGGATATTGATTGGAAAAATGATAACATTGTATTTACTTCAGGCTCCGCTATATGGACCATAAGAGATGACGGGACAGGATCGACGCGTGTCACAAGTCCGCCGAATGCAGGACTATGGGGTAAGGCAAATCTTCCTGCGGGAGACTATGATCCCCGGCTTGACCCGTCCGGGACGAAGATCGTCTTTGAGAGATTAGAGAACACGAGCAGCACACATGGAAACTATAACTTGTTTACCATAAACATAGATGGCAGCGGGGAGAAGCGCCTGACAGATACCGGATATTCGCAGGGGCTCGCAAGCTGGTCGAATTCAGGAGATAAGATAGTCTATACCGTCGCTGCCATAAATGATGAAGGTAAGTACGACGCATATATGATCAATTCTGACGGGACGGACAATCGTAATATTACGCCTTCGTATTTCCCGCCCGAGTTTTTAGTTTACTCTCCGATCTTTTCAAAAGATGACACTAAAATATATTTTATCGGGCAATGGTGGGAATGA
- a CDS encoding class I SAM-dependent methyltransferase — MKHSEIIHCPKCKGNLSSIDSQGSSGESGSYFCQTCGIKYPVIDSVVEFLPGGMVTKGLGQKLMESPRMVSIYESKWWRGCKQFSWFMGLTLDEEIELIKRITYPGEKDTVLDLACGTGIYARAFAQGSPGRNVFGLDISWPMLQYAADKARSMGIDNVRFLHGDAHSLPFADESLDVANCCGALHLFSDVRRVLGELYRTIKPGGRFSVAAAWKSDNLWGRIKAYSDEKFWKIHYFRKDELSSLLDEAGFTPTIYHAYGIWMVAGGVRR; from the coding sequence ATGAAACACAGTGAAATTATCCATTGTCCGAAATGTAAAGGAAATCTTTCAAGCATAGATAGCCAGGGCTCGTCCGGGGAGTCCGGGAGCTATTTCTGTCAGACCTGCGGGATAAAGTATCCGGTGATCGACAGTGTCGTGGAATTCCTCCCCGGAGGTATGGTCACGAAAGGTCTCGGGCAGAAACTTATGGAATCGCCGCGCATGGTAAGCATATATGAAAGTAAATGGTGGCGCGGCTGTAAGCAGTTTTCATGGTTTATGGGCCTGACGCTGGACGAAGAGATAGAGCTGATCAAGCGTATAACATACCCTGGTGAAAAAGATACAGTTCTTGATCTCGCATGTGGTACGGGCATCTATGCGCGGGCTTTTGCTCAGGGCAGCCCCGGCCGCAATGTTTTCGGGCTGGATATATCATGGCCGATGCTTCAGTATGCGGCTGATAAGGCCCGTAGTATGGGAATAGATAACGTAAGATTCCTGCACGGCGACGCTCACAGCCTTCCGTTCGCGGATGAGTCACTGGACGTAGCGAACTGCTGCGGGGCATTACACCTGTTCTCCGACGTAAGGCGCGTTCTTGGCGAACTGTATCGGACAATAAAGCCCGGAGGACGATTCTCAGTAGCTGCTGCCTGGAAAAGTGATAATCTGTGGGGACGGATAAAAGCGTACTCTGACGAAAAGTTCTGGAAAATACACTATTTCCGTAAAGATGAGTTAAGTTCATTGCTGGACGAGGCTGGTTTCACCCCGACAATATATCACGCATATGGTATCTGGATGGTCGCCGGCGGCGTTCGCAGGTAA
- a CDS encoding class I SAM-dependent DNA methyltransferase has product MKSDVFEAHDVSAKYYDSMSELVENRGHEVLFGLTYEYIGPEEMILDIGIGTGLSSYLFHKAGLKVYGIDNSEEMLKACKEKGFVKEIKTYDLISGNWPYADSQFDHAVCCGVFHFFQDLDIFFKETSRLLKKDGTFSFTVIGTMDDEVSCVEDPSGLWIYHHSDGYIERLVKFHGFLRLKSISFYTYKDAGKKEKVLFKAFLLKKRLQE; this is encoded by the coding sequence ATGAAATCCGATGTCTTCGAAGCGCATGATGTCTCTGCAAAGTATTATGACAGTATGAGCGAGCTTGTCGAAAATCGGGGGCATGAGGTCTTGTTCGGTCTCACTTATGAATATATCGGTCCTGAAGAAATGATACTGGATATCGGGATCGGCACCGGCCTTAGCTCTTATCTGTTCCATAAGGCAGGGCTGAAGGTATATGGTATAGATAACTCCGAAGAGATGCTCAAGGCCTGTAAAGAAAAAGGCTTTGTAAAAGAGATAAAAACATACGACCTGATCTCCGGTAACTGGCCATATGCAGACAGCCAATTCGATCATGCCGTCTGTTGCGGCGTTTTTCATTTTTTCCAGGACCTGGATATATTTTTTAAAGAAACGTCCCGGTTATTAAAAAAGGACGGCACGTTCAGCTTCACCGTGATCGGAACTATGGATGATGAAGTCTCATGCGTTGAAGATCCTTCCGGTTTATGGATATACCATCATAGTGATGGATACATTGAAAGGCTGGTAAAATTTCATGGTTTTCTCAGGCTGAAAAGTATCTCATTTTATACTTACAAGGATGCCGGCAAGAAAGAAAAAGTCCTCTTTAAAGCCTTTTTATTAAAAAAACGATTACAAGAATGA